TAACCTTCTTCATAGCATCGGTAGCTTTCACCCTTATAGCATCTGTTTCTCTTACCTTTGCCGCAGGCTCCGCTTTTAATTCTAGGTTTTCCAGCCCCTCTTTTAATTCTAGATTTTCTAGTCCCTCCTTAGCCGCTGCTTGTTCGGCCTCTTTTTTATTTCTGCCGTATCCCTTTCCCAGAACCTTCCTATCCACTTTAACCTCGACGTGAAAGCACTTGTCGTGCGGGGGGCCCTCCTCTAAAACCACCTTGTATTTAGGCATGATTTTATACTGCTTTTGTGCCAGCTCTTGCAGTTTCGTCTTATAATCGATGAATATTTCCTTCTGTTGGAGGCACTTCTTCAAAAGGCGCGATATTACTTGGAAGACCTTTCTGTATCCACCGTCTAGATAAATAGCCCCTATCAAAGCCTCAAACGCCCCGGCCAGGTTTGACTCCCTCTTTCTGCCGCCAGTCAGTTCTTCCCCTTTACCCAGGAGTATTTCCTTATCGATTCCCAATTCCCCGGCCAGACGGGCAAAGTTG
This genomic window from Thermodesulfobacteriota bacterium contains:
- the rnc gene encoding ribonuclease III — protein: MIERKIGYKFKNHSLLKTALTHSSFANETSVESNERLEFLGDAILGCIVARFLYDHFPEASEGKLSKMRSAIVSRFNFARLAGELGIDKEILLGKGEELTGGRKRESNLAGAFEALIGAIYLDGGYRKVFQVISRLLKKCLQQKEIFIDYKTKLQELAQKQYKIMPKYKVVLEEGPPHDKCFHVEVKVDRKVLGKGYGRNKKEAEQAAAKEGLENLELKEGLENLELKAEPAAKVRETDAIRVKATDAMKKVISGGSFESKRSKH